In the genome of Streptomyces lydicus, the window CGACCGCGGGCAGCTGGAGCTGGTGCAAGGCGGGCGGGCCACCTGGGACGACGTGGTCGAGGAGACCCTGCGCTACGACAGTCCGGTCGCCCACTTCCCGTTCCGCTACCCGGTCAGGGACCTGGAGATCGGCGGCACGGTCGTCCCCCGCGGCACGCCGATGCTGGCCTCCTACTCCGCGGCCGGCCGGGATCCGGACGCCTACGGCCCCGACGCGGACCGCTTCGACATCACCCGGCGGCCCGCCGCCCGGCACCTCTCCTTCGGCCACGGACCGCACTACTGTCTGGGCGCGCCGCTGGCCCGGCTGGAGGCGACCGTCGCCCTGGAGGCGCTGTTCACCCGTTATCCGGCGCTGGACCTCGCCGTCCCGGACGCGGAGCTGCCGCCGCACCCGAGCTTCGTCGGCAACAGCACGCAGGTCCTGCCGGTGCGGCTCGGCGGCTGAGCGCGGGGCGGAACGGGACGGCTCGCGGGGCGGGGCGAGGCGGCTCGCCGGCCGTCCCGTTCCGCCCCGCCCATGCGGGTCCCGGCCCGCCGCCGTCAGTTGACCGGCAGCCCCGGCGCCGGGTAGCCGGCCATCAGGTCCGCGACCTCGCCGCGGATCACCGCCAGCGCCTCCTCGTCCCCCTTCGCCGCGGCCTGGACGCTGCGGTCGATCCACTCGGCGACCAGCGGCATCCGGTCCGTACCCAGCCCGCGGGAGGTGAGGGACGGGGTGCCGATGCGGATGCCGGAGGGGTCGAAGGGCTTGCGGGGGTCGAAGGGGACGGTGTTGTAGTTGACGACGATGCCGGCCCGGTCCAGCGCCTTCGCGGCGACCTTGCCCGGTACTTCCTTCGACGTGAGGTCGATCAGCACCAGGTGGTTGTCGGTGCCGCCGGAGACCAGGTCGTAGCCGCGGGCCAGCAGCGCCTCGGCGAGCGCCTTGGCGTTGGCGACGACGGCATGGGCGTAGTCACGGAAGGACGGGGCGGCCGCCTCACGCAGGGCGACCGCGATGGCGGCGGTGGTGTGGTTGTGCGGACCGCCCTGCAGACCGGGGAAGACGGCCTTGTCGACGGCCTTGGCATGGCTCGCCCGGGACATCAGCATGGCGCCGCGCGGGCCGCGCAGGGTCTTGTGGGTGGTGGTGGAGATGACGTCCGCGTGCGGGACGGGCGAGGGGTGGGCGCCGCCCGCGATCAGACCGGCGATATGGGCGATATCGGCGACGAGGACGGCGTCGACCTCCCGGGCGATCTCGCCGAACGCGGCGAAGTCGATGGTGCGCGGGACGGCGGTGCCGCCACAGAAGATGATCTTCGGGCGCTCCTTGCGGGCGAGGTCGCGCACCTCGTCGAAGTCGATCAGCGCGGTGTCGGGGCGTACGCCGTACTGGACGCCGCGGAACCAGCTGCCGGTGGCCGACACCCCCCAGCCGTGCGTGAGGTGACCGCCCATCGGCAGCGCCATGCCCAGCACGGTGTCGCCGGGCTCGGCGAAGGCGAGGTAGGCGGCGAGGTTGGCGGGCGAGCCGGAGTACGGCTGGACGTTGGCGTGCTCCACGCCGAAGACGGCCTTGGCCCGCTCGACGGCCAGCGTCTCGACGCGGTCGATGTTCTGCTGGCCTTCGTAGTAGCGACGGCCCGCGTACCCCTCGCTGTACTTGTTCTGCAGGACGGTGCCGGTGGCTTCCAGGACGGCGGCGGAGACGTAGTTCTCGCTGGGGATCAGCCGCAGGGTGTCGGCCTGCAGCTGCTCCTCGGCGCCGACCAGCGCGGCCAGTTCGGGGTCGGCGGCGCTCAGCGCGGGATGCGGAAGGGACTGCGGAGTGCGGGACTGCGGGGTGCGGGGCTGTGACATGGGGGCCTGCGACATGGCGTCCTCCGGGGCGGTCGATCGGTGATCCGGTCGTGGTCCCGGGGTGCCCAGGCGGGGCGGCACCTCGTGATGGTGGCCGCACACCGCTTCCTCGAGGTTGTTTCCCCGTACGCCAGTCGCGGTGCGCACCAGAGAGTCTAGGACACCCTCCGGCGCCTTTCCGGCGGATCTTCGCAGGGCCGGTGGCGCGGGGCGGGCGCGACAATGGAAGGGGACGCGGCACCGCCCGCGCCCCACGCTCTACCGAACGGAGTCACCGGTGACATCCACGGAACGCGGCATCGCCGCCGCCGAGGCCCACAGCGCGCACAACTACCACCCGCTGCCCGTCGTCGTGGCCACCGCCGAGGGTGCCTGGGTGACGGATGTGGCGGGCCGGCGCTACCTGGACATGCTCGCCGGGTACTCCGCGCTGAACTTCGGGCACGGCAACCGCCGGCTGCTCGACGCGGCCAGGGCCCAGCTGGAGCGGGTCACGCTCACCTCGCGCGCCTTCCATCACGACCGGTTCGGCGACTTCTGTACGCAGCTGGCCGCGCTGTGCGGGATGGAGCTGGTGCTCCCGATGAACACCGGCGCCGAGGCGGTCGAGACGGCGGTGAAGACGGCCCGTAAGTGGGGCTACCAGGTCAAGGGCGTCCCGGACGGCCGGGCGAAGATCATCGTCGCGGACCACAACTTCCACGGCCGGACGACCACCATCGTCTCCTTCTCCACCGACCCCGAGGCGCGCGCCGGCTTCGGCCCGTACACCCCCGGTTTCGAGATCGTCCCCTACGGCGACCTGGCCGCGATGGAGGCCGCCCTCGACGATCACACGGTCGCGGTGCTGCTGGAGCCGATCCAGGGCGAGGCCGGAGTGCTGGTGCCGCCGCCGGGCTATCTGGCGGGCGTACGGGAGCTGACCCGCAGCCGGAACGTGCTGTTCATCGCCGACGAGATCCAGTCGGGGCTGGGCCGCACCGGCCGGACCTTCGCCTGTGAGCACGAGGACGTGGTCCCCGACATGTATGTGCTGGGCAAGGCTCTGGGCGGCGGTGTGGTGCCGGTGTCGGCGGTGGTGTCCTCCCGTGAGGTGCTGGGCGTCTTCGCGCCGGGCGAGCATGGCTCGACGTTCGGCGGGAACCCGCTCGCCTGCGCGGTGGCGCTGGAGGTGCTGGCGATGCTGCGGACCGGCGAGTTCCAGCAGCAGGCCACGGAGCTCGGCGAGCATCTGCACAGCGAACTGGGGCTGCTGGTGGGCGGCGGCGCGGTGGACGCGGTACGCGGCCGCGGTCTGTGGGCCGGAGTGGACATCAACCCGTCCCGCGGCACCGGCCGGGAGATCTCCGAACGGCTGCTGGCGCGCGGGGTGCTGGCCAAGGACACCCATGGCGCGACCATCCGCCTCGCCCCGCCGCTGGTGATCAGCAAGGAGGACCTGGACTGGGGGCTGGACCAGCTGCGCGGCGTGCTGGAGGGGTGAGGCGGGGGCGGATACGGGCTTCCCGTGTGCCGTCCTCCTAGGCCAGGAGCGAGGCCGGGGTGACGAGCCGGGCCCGTTCGTGGAGTTCCCGGGCGGCGTGGTTCTTGAGGTGGGGGCGGATGAGCGTGAACATCTTCCCCATGCGCCGGTCGACCCTCCCGCTTTGCACCAGGGGATATTCGTCCAGCGCTTCATTCCATGTCGCACAAGCCGCTTCCAGGTGCCCCACCTCAAGTTGGAATTCGGCGAGGGTGGCCCGTTCCTTCACCCGGGACCGGCGGTAGATGTCGTAACACAACCTGTCCGATTCCCGCATCGCCGCAACGGCTCCGGGAAGGTCTCCCAACTCATGGCGAACGTGGCTGATGTGGTAGTGCAGAGCTGAGGGGTCATAGGAGCCAAAGGCTTTCGCTTGCGCCTCGGCCTTTTCCATGGAGATTTCGGCCTCTTTGAGATGTGTCAGGGCCTTGTGGTTATCTCCTGTTTGCGCAGCGGCATGTGCCTGCTGGCCCGCAAGGAAGGCGAGCATACGCGGGCCCGCTTGCGGAGAGGCGGCGGCAGCGGCATCGGCCAGTCGCATGGCTTCGCGGCCATGCCCCAGGTCAACTGCCTGCACACTCATCCCCCGCAGTGTCGTGCAATACGTGAGGTGGTCCTCCGAGGCTCCGGCCAGCTCCAACGCCTTCAGGTAATACTTCTGTCCCAGCCCCTCCACGCCCTCATCCACCGCCATGTATCCGGTGAGATAGCACAGGTCGGAGGCTGCCGACAGCATTGCCTTGCGTACCGATTCCGGCGCCTCGGCCCGCAGGTACGGAGCCACCGTATTGACGAGAAATGCCGCAGCCATGGGGCGAGCGTGACGTCCGCCGAATTGGTCGTCGAGTTCCGAGATCCGTTCGGTCATGGCAATGACCATGTCGACCTCTGGCATGCCGATGCGCTGAAGCGGGACGGCTTGCACCGCTTCCATCCGTCCCACCACATCCGGCCAATTGGGCACGGTCAGCGCAACGGAAAAGAGCCCTATACCGAGAACGCTGCGGCGCGAGGGATCCATGTCTCCCCTACCGAGGTCGATCAGCCCTTCCACCGCGCCCGCAGTGACGTGCGAGCCACTGGCAGGGGCAGGAAATCCGGCCTCGACGTGCGTGACCGGACGCCCCAGCTTCCGCGCCAGGGCCTCCACGATCAGCGGTCTGACCTGCTCCTTCGGCAGGTGCCCCTGACACCACTGATGGGCCGACGGCTCGCGGTACTTGAGCGGGGTTCCTCGCTCGGTGCCGATGCGGTTCACGGCCTGGACGAACTGCCGCAGCGTCCAGCCGGTCTGCCGGTAGAGCCGTTCCAGGTGCCGGTTCGGTTCCCGAGTGCCCACTAGCCCTCAACTCCCCGATGTGCGCGAGCGATTAAAGCTCTTAAAAGCCGCTTCCACTGCCACCGTACCGCTGGGCGTAGCGGACCGGTTGCCCAGAGCGAGGAAGGCCCCCTCACCAAACGAAGAGGACCCCCGCGACCGTGGTGGAACGGCCCGGGGCGTGGCCCTCAACTACAAGGGAGTTGATGACATGTCCAACGCTACAGCGAGGGACTTCGTCCGGCTGCTGCCGTGGACCAGCCCGGACGGGAAACCGTGCTTCCTGGCAGGCGACGGGACCGGATATGTCTCCCGCATCGCCGACCGGATCGAGGAAGAGCAGCTCTGCTCGGCCGACGATCTCATCGACGAAGCCCGCCACCTGCTCGCCGGACGGGCGTGGACACCCGGGGAACTGCACCTGCTGGCCGTCGAATTGACCGCACACCTTGCCGATGTGCGCCGGGTGGCCGAGAGCCGGGGCGAGCGCTTGGCCGCCCTCGGGCCTACCTCCGTCAAGTAGGCGGCTTCCGCGGCGAGGGCCTTGCCGCCGGAACGCCGGTAGCGGGTGCGGTCGTCGTCCGGTCCGCGATCGGGCACGATCGGCCGGACAGAAGTTGCTCACATCAGGCGCCGGCGAGGAAGTCGATGGCGCGTGCGTCCAGTTCGGCCGCGCAGCGTACGCCGCGGGTGCGGAAGCGGGCGAGGTCGCCGCGCATGCGGGCCACCGCCTTACGGGTGCGGACGGACCGTACGCCGTCCATGTGATCCAGGGCCCGGTTCCAGGTGGCGCACGCTTGCTCGATCTGACCGCGCTTGAGCTGCATTTCGGCGCCTGCGACCAGGTCCAGGGCGACGATGCGCGCGTAGGTCCCGGCCGGGCGGGCCCCGGCGGCACGGCTGTATTGCTCGGCGGCGGTCCGGTGGTCGCCGAGCGTCTCGTAGACCTTGGCGTTGCGCGAGTACACCGATGCGGCCGGAGGTCCCCAGGCCAGGGCCCAGAACGGCACTTCGTCGCCGGGGCCGGCGGTCAGCAGGACGCTCGCCCGCTCGGCTTCGGCGAGGGCGGCCGTGCGCTGTCCGGCCTTGGCGAGGGTGTGGGCGTGGACGACGCGGAACAGGGATTCCGTCTGGGTATCAACTTTCCCCTTGGCGCGATTCAGTCCTGTCTGTGCCAGGCCGAGGCAGTGTTCGGGCCGGTGCAGCTTGAGCCCTTGCATAGCCATCGTGCGCATCACGAACCCGTCGTGCCCGGGGACTTCGGATTCGACGGCGAGTGCGTAGGACTGAAGGTAGTAGCGCTGTGCGAGCCCCTGCTGGCCTGCGTCGTAGGACTTCCAGCCCAGTAGGTGCACGCCACGGGAGGCGGCGGAGAGCATGTGCCGGCGGATTTCCCCTGTGCGGAAGCGCCCCCGGCACAGAGGGGCGACGTCGTCGCGAAGGTACTGCACGAGTGCGCTGCGGCCGTGTTGACCGCCGTGGCGTTCGTCCATCTCGGAGAAGGCGCGCACCATGTCGCGCACGGCGGTGACCTCGGCCATGCCGACGACGTGACCGGAGCGGGCCGCAGTGGTGCGGTCGGCGATCTCCTGCACGTGGGTCAGGGGCAGGGCAGCGACGGCCACCGAGTACGCGGAGGACGTGAGGAAACGTCGCCGGTCCAACTCGAACCTCCACATCGGCAGCAGGGCGTCGATCGGGTCGGCCCCGAGGGCCAGCCCGATGCTGTCATCCTCCTCAGGGGAACGCAGCATCACCGACGCCGAGGCCGGCAGCGCGCCCAACTACCAACCAATGTCCGGCGTCTGGCGCCCGCCGCCCGTCACGTGTTGTCGCGGGCCGCGGCGACGATCCGGTCGAGTTCTTCGCGGTTCCAGGTGAATGAGCCGTCGTCCAGCGCGGCGAGGATGCCGTCCACCCATGCCAGTTCGGCCTGGGTGACCGCGCGCAGGTATTCGCTCTCGATCAGGGCGACTCTCGGGAGGGCGCCGACTTCGGCCTCGCTCGTGGGTTCAGCGGCGAGTTCGGCGTCGAGTTCGGTGAGGCGTCGGGCGAGGTGGTCGCGCCGCTGGTGGAGCAGGTCCTGGGTGGCCTGCGGGGTGAGTACCGGCAGGAAGGACAGTGCGGCGGGGAACTCGGGGTACTCGTTGCGGGGCGTCGACAGGATCTCGGCCATCCACTGGCGGGCGGCCGCCCGTCCCGCGTCGGTGAGGCGGTAGGTGGTGCGTTCGGGGTAGCGCTCGTCGCGCTCGGTGCTGCCGACGGCGATCAGTCCGGCGTCTTCCAGGCGGGCGATCGTGCGGTACAGGCCGGCGCGCTGGCCGACGTTGACGACCTGGTCCTTGCCCCACTGCTTGATCAGGCGCTGGATGCCGTAGGGGTGCAGCGGGCCGGACTCCAGCAGGCCCAGGACCGCCAGGGCCAGGGGGGAACGGCGGAATGTCGAGGTCACGGGGCGACGGTACACCGGATACCGGCACCACAACTAGTCGCAGCACAGTTAGGCACGTCGTGATTAGTTGCAGTGCACCTAGGTGTCATGTCACTATCCCGGTCCTCGGCTGTTCCTCTTCAGGAAGGAACCGGAAAATCCATGCACGTGATCATCATTGGCGCCGGCACCGGCGGACTGGCTCTGGCCCACGGCCTGAAGCGGGCCGGTATCAGCTGCGCCGTCCACGAGCGCGACCGCACGCGCGGCGGTGGGCTCCAGGGCTACCGGGTGGGCATCGACCCCGACGGCAGCCGGGCGCTCAACCGCCTGCTGCCCCCCGAACTGTTCGACACCTTCGTGGCGACCTGTGCGCGCAGCGGTGACCGTTTCACCGTGTTCACCGAGAAGTACAAGGAAGTCCTCTCGCTGACCGGGTTCGCCAAGTCCGGGGCGGACGGGGCCGGTTCAGAGCGTTCCGTCTCCCGGATGACCCTGCGCCAGGTCCTGCTGACCGGGCTGGAGGAGCTGGTCCGCTTCGACAAGGTCTTCACCCGCTACGACCAGAATCCCGACGGCACGGTGACCGCGCACTTCGAGGACGGCACCTCGGACACCGGAGACGTGCTGGTGGCCGCCGACGGATCCCACTCCCGGGTCCGCCGCCAGTACTTACCGCACGCCCCCTTGGAGGACAGCGGCCTGATCGGGATCACCGGCAAGGTGCCCCTCACCGAGGCGACCCGCGCACTGCTGACCCCGCAGGTCATCGACGGCGTCAACATGTTCCTGGCCCCCGGCGGATACTCGCTGGTCATCCACGTCATGCGGTTCCCGTGGGACGAGCGGGGCCGGCCCCGCCAGGGCATCGGCGCGAGTGACACCGAACTGCTCAACGCCTGGCCCGGCCTGCAGTTCGACAACACCCGCGACTACATCATGCTGGCGTTCGGCGGCGCGGCACGGAACCTGCCCGCCGACGTCCTGCGGATGAACGGCCGGCAGCTGCACGACCTCACGGTCGAACTCACCCGCACCTGGGACGTCCGGCTGCGCACACTGGCCGAGCTGGCCGACCCGTCCACCTGCTTCCCCGTCAACATCCGCACCTCGGCCCCGATCGCACAGTGGCCCACCAGCAACATCACCCTGATCGGCGATGCCATCCACACCATGACGCCGGGCCGCGGGGTGGGCGCGAACACCGCGTTGCGCGACGCCGAGCTGCTGTGCGACAGGCTGGTCTCGGCCCGTGACCGCGAAGTGCCGCTGATGGCGGCGATCCGTGACTACGAGACGCAGATGATCGACTACGGCTTCGAGGCGGTCAGGAAGTCCCTGGCGCAGATGCGGGGAAGCGATCCGGTCCACAAGCCGGTCGTCGGCCGCGCGGTGCTGGCCGGGATGCGTACCGGTATGCGGGCGGTGAACCATCTGCCCCCGCTCAAGCGCAGGATGGCCGCGGCCGCGCAGCAGTACCGCGGTCATGATCGCGATGTATAGCGGTACTGCTGTGCGGCGGCCGCCGGCCGCTTGCCCGTCCGGTGTCCCGCGCGCAGCGCCGGCCGTCCGCCCGGCGCGCCCCGTATCCCCGCCGCGCCGGGCCCCGCCGGACCGCCGCCTCAGCGGATCACATGCGGCAGAAAGCGCGCGTACTCATCGGTGACCGGACCCGCCGACTCCCGGATGCCCAGCCCCGCCGACTCGTCCTCGACGACCCAGGCGCCGAGGACGACCCGATTGCCGTCGAAGTCCGGCAGCGGCGCCAACTCCTGGTAACAGCAGGGGTCTTCGGGGTCGCGCAGCACCGGCTCGGCTCCCGGCTCGTGCAGGGTGACACCGGCGCCCTCCCGGCCGAGCAGCGGCTTGGCGACGTACCCACGGGTGTGCGCCAGCTCGCGCGGCCCGTCGAGGTAGGCGGGCAGCAGATTCGGATGCCCCGGGTACAGCTCCCACAGGATCGCCAGCAGCGCCTTGTTGGAGAGCAGCATCTTCCAGGCGGGCTCGATCCAGAGAGTGGAGCCCGTACCGCCGCCGTTGTCGAGGGTGTCCAGGACGAACGGACCGAAGTCGTCGGTGGCCAGCCACTCCCACGGGTAAAGCTTGAAGCAGGCCCGCAGGAAGCGCAGCCGCTGGTCGACGAAGCGGCCCGACAGCCGGTCCCAGCCGATGTCCTCCATCGAGACGGCGACCGTCTCCAGGCCCGCCTGCTGCGCCGTCTCCTCCAGATAGGCGACGGTCATCAGATCCTCGCCCAGCTCGTCACCCGCCGAGTGCGCGAAGTGCACCGGCGCGCCCGGCGGCAGCAGCGGGGCCTGCCGCTTCCAGGCCGCCACCAGCCGCTCGTGCAGCGAATTCCACTGGTCGGCGCCCGGGAAGCGTTCCTCCATCCAGAACCACTGCGGACTGGCCGCCTCGACCAGCGAGGTCGGCGTATCGGCGTTGTACTCCAGCATCTTGGCCGGGCCGCTGCCGTCGTAGTGGAGGTCGAACCGCCCGTAGAGGGAGGGCAGTTCGTCCCGCCGGCGCCAGGACTCGGCGACCAGGCCCGCCAGCCGCGGGTCCTCGATGCCGAGGTCGGCGAGGCGGTCGTGCGCGACGAGGTGGTCGGCCGCGGCCAGGCACATGCCGTGCAGTTCCTCGACGACGTCCTCCAGGGCCTCGACCTCGGGGAGGGTGAAGGAGTAGTAGGCGCTCTCGTCCCAGTACGGGCGCAGCGAGTCGTCCGGGTAGCGGGTCAGCGGGTAGATCAGGCCCTGCGCCTCGACGGTCTGCTGCCAGCCGGGGCGGGGTTCGATGGTGTGGCGCTTCATGGCGGTATCGCGTCCGCTCAGCCGCCGAAGGAACCGTGGTGGCCGCCGAAGGAACCGTGGTGGCCGCCGGAGGAACCGTGGTGACCGCCGCCCGATCCGGAGCAGCCGAAACCGCCGCGGTTGACGGCCGTGGTCTTGCTGAAGGTGCCCTCGTCGGCGTACTTGCCGCCGGCGTTGTCGGGGTCGTAGTACCACTGGCCGTCGACGGGCGTCTTGGCCGCGCCGCCGCCCCGGCCCTTCTTGCCGTATCCGGCGCTTCCGGTGCTTCCGCTGCCGCTGCCGCTGTTTCCGGACGACGAGCTGCCGGCCGCCGAGCAGTTCTTGGAGTCGACGATGCGGTAGCCCTTGAAGGCTTCGTAGCTGTTGCGGTCCACACAGCGCTTGTCGGGCTCGGAGCCGCAGGAGGTCAGCGCGGCGGCCAGGGCCCCCATCCCGCCCAGTATCACCGTGCTCGACCGCAGCCGCCGACGTGCCTTCTCTGCCATGTTCTGCCTTCCCCCGTGAATATGTGGAACATCCGGAAAATCTGCATTAACCGCAACATCTGCATCAGCTGCAGCAGCTGGATCTCCGGAACAACTGTTGGAGCGGAGCCAGCGTAGACGGCACCCGTGGGACCACCGCAAGGCGGGAGGCCGGGTGCGGCGGCAGCGGCGGCAGCGGCGGCGACGGACACGTACCCAAGCGGCCGGGCCGCCCTCGGGGAGGACGGCCCGGCACTGTTGGTGGTGGTTGCGGTAGTAGGGGACGGGGAGGGTCAGGGGCCCGCGAGGACGGTCTGGGTGTCGGTGTCGCTGGAGCCGGTGAAGTTGGTGTCGCCGGCGTAGACCGCCGTGATGGTGTAGACGCCGGTGGTCAGCGGGGTGCTGACCGCGGCGACACCGGAGCCGTCGAGCGTGCCGGTGAGGTTGATGGTGGTCACGCCGTCGGTGATGGTGAAGTTGACCGTCCCGGTCGGGACGCCGCTGCCCGGAGCCACCGCCGAGACGAATGCGAGGATCGCGACCGTGTCGCCGGAGTTGGAGGGGTCGGGGAACGAGGTGGCCGTGATGGTCGTGGCTGCCTGGCCGACGGTCTGGGTGTCCGTGCCGCTGGATCCGGTGAAGTTGACATCGCCGCTGTAGGTCGCGGTGACGTTGTGGACACCGGCGTCGAGCGTGCTGGTGGTGGCGGTGGCGACTCCGCCGGAGACGGTGCCGGTCAGCGTGCCGCCCCCACCACCGTCGATGACGAAGACGACCGAGCCGGTCACCGTGCCGGCACCGGGCGAGACCGGCGCCACCGTGGCGGTGAAGGTCACCGTCTGCCCGAAGACCGACGGGTCGGGCGCGGACGTGACCGTGGTGGTCGTCGACGCCTGAGCGACCGTCTGGGTGTCGGTGCCGCTCGACGCCGCGAAGTTGGCGTCACCGCTGTACGTCGCGGTGACCGGGAACGTCCCCGCGTTCAGCGCGCTGGTCGTGACGCTGGTCGTCCCTCCGGAGAGGGTGCCGGTCAGCGTCGGACCGCCGGTGATGACGAAGGTGACCGTGCCGGTCGGCGTCCCCGTGCCCGGTGCGACCGGCGCCACGGTGGCCGTGAAGGTCACCGTCTCACCGACCACGGACGGGTCCGGAGCCGAGGTCACCGTGGTGGTCGTCGACGCCTGGCCGACCGTATGGGTGTCGGTGCCGCTGGAGGTGGTGAAGTTGGCGTCACCGCTGTAGGTCGCGGTGACCGTGTACGCGCCTGCGGTCACCAGGCCGGTTGAGGTCACGCTGGTGGTGCCACCGCTGAGCGTGCCGGTCAGCGTCACCGTGGTGACCCCGTCCGTCGCCACGAACACCACCGTGCCCGTTGGCGTCCCCGTGCCCGGTGCGACCGGAGCCACGGTGGCTGTGAACGTCACCGTCTCACCGACCACGGACGGCTCCGGAGCCGAGGTCACCGTCGTGGTCGTCGACGCCTGGGTCACCGTCTGGGTGTCCGTCCCGACCGAGCCGTTGAAGTTGCCGTCACCGCTGTAGGTCGCCGTGACGGAGTACGCGCCCGCGGTCACCAGGCCACTGGTGCTGACGCTGGCGGTGCCGCCGCTGAGCGTGCCGGTCAGCGTCACCGTGGTGACCCCGTCGGTGACCACGAACGCCACCGTGCCGGTCGGCGTACCCGTGCCGGGTGCGACCGGCGCCACCGTCGCCGTGAACGTCACCGGCTCACCCACCACGGAGGGATCCGGCGACGAGGTCACCGTGGTGGTCGTCGAGGCCTGGGTCACCGTCTGGGTGTCGGTGCCGCTGGAGGTGGTGAAGTTGGCGTCACCGCTGTAGGTCGCGGTGACCGTGTACGCGCCTGCGGTCACCAGGCCGTTGGTGGTCACGCTGGTCGTGCCACCGCTGAGCGTCCCGGTCAGCGTCACCGTGGTAACCCCGTCTGTCGCCACGAACACCACCGTGCCCGTTGGCGTCCCCGCACCCGGCGCGACCGCCGCCACGGTGGCCGTGAAGGTCACCGACTGACCCACCACCGACGGGTCGGGCGAGGACGAGACCGTGGTGGTCGTCGACGCCTGGCCAACCGTCTGCGTGTCCGTACCGCTGGAGGTGGTGAAGTTGGCGTCACCGCTGTAGGTCGCCGTGACCGTGTACGCGCCCGCGGTCACCAGGCCCGTGGTGCTCACGCTGGTCGTGCCACCGCTGAGCGTCCCGGTCAGCGTCACTGTGGTAACCCCGTCGGTGGCCACGAAGGTCACCGTGCCGGTCGGCGTACCTGCCCCCGGCGCAACCGGTGCGACCGTCGCCGTGAAGGTCACCGACTCGCCGACCACTGACGGGTCCGGCGACGAGGTCACCGTGGTCGTGGTCGACGCCTGGCCGACTGTCTGGGTGTCCGTACCGACCGAGCCCGTGAAGCTCGCGTCACCGCTGTACGTGGCCGTGACCACGTACGCGCCCGCGGTCACCAGACCGTTGGTGGTCACACTGGTGGTGCCACCGCTGAGCGTCCCGGTCAGCGTCACCGTGGTGACCCCGTCCGTCGCCACGAACACCACTGTCCCCGACGGCGTCCCCGCGCCCGGCGCAACCGGAGCCACGGTGGCCGTGAAGGTCACCGACTGGCCGACAACCGACGGATCGGGTGAGGACGAGACCGTGGTGGTGGTCGCTGCCTGGTTGACCGTCTGGGTGTCCGTACCGACCGAACCCGTGAAGTTGCCGTCACCGCTGTAGGTCGCCGTGACCGTGTGCGTCCCGACGCTCAAGGCGTTCGTCGTGACGCTCGCCGTGCCCCCGGACAGCGTGCCGGTCAGCGTCGGGCCCCCGGAGATCACAAAAGTCACCGTGCCGGTCGGCGTCCCCGCGCCCGGCGCGACCGGAGCCACCGTCGCCGTGAACGTCACCGGCTGCCCGACAACCGACGGATCGGGCGAGGACGTGACCGTGGTGGTCGTCGACGCCTGGCCGACCGTCTGGGTGTCCGTACCGACCGAACCCGTGAAGCTCGCGTCACCGCTGTACGTCGCCGTGACCGTGTAAACGCCCGCCGTCACCAGACCATTGGTGGTCACGCTGGTCGTGCCGCCGCTCAGCGTGCCGGTCAGCGTCACCGTGGTCACGCCGTCCGTCGCCACGAACGTCACCGTGCCGGTCGGCGTCCCCGCGCCCGGCGCGACCGGAGCCACCGTCGCCGTGAACGTCACCGGCTGCCCGACAACCGACGGATCGGGCGAGGACGAGACCGTGGTGGTCGTCGACGCCTGGCCGACCGTCTGCGTGTCCGTACCGACCGAACCCGTGAAGTTTGCGTCACCGCTGTAGGTCGCCGTGACCGTGTGCGATCCCACGCTCAGCGCACTCGTCGTGACGCTCGCCGTGCCCCCGGACAATGTGCCGGTCAGCGTCGGGCCCCCGGAGATCACGAAAGTCACCGTGCCGGTCGGCGTCCCCGCGCCCGGCGCGACCGGAGCCACCGTCGCCGTGAACGTCACCGGCTGGCCGAAGACCGACGGGTCCGGCGAGGACGTGACCGTGGTGGTC includes:
- a CDS encoding Ig-like domain-containing protein; the encoded protein is MAPTFTLASASPNPAVFGQPVTLTATVIPLGLGTPTGTVTFVITGGPTVTGTLVGGTATVTVSSLSVGFHTITATYNGSAQFSPSSGLASVTVNKASTTTTVTSSPDPSTFGQPVSLTATVAPVAPGAGTPTGTVTFVIGGGGGGTLTGTLVGGTATVTTSSLSVGTHAITATYNGNAQFNPSSGTDTQTVQATLLPTTTTVTSSPDPSVFGQAVTFTATVAPVPPGSGTPTGTVTFVISGGPTLTATLSGGTASVTTSSLSVGSHTVTATYSGSGTFAGSSGTDTQTVGKASTTTTVTSAPDPSAVGQPVTFTATVAPVPPGAGTPTGTVTFVISGGPTLTGTLSGGTASVTTSSLSPGTHTVTATYSGDGNFNTSSGTDTHTVGQASTTTVVTSSPDPSVVGQPVTFTATVAPVPPGAGTPTGTVTFVISGGPTLTGTLSGGTASVTTSALSAGTHTVTATYSGNASFTGSVGTDTQTVNQASTTTTVTSSPDPSVVGQSVTFTATVAPVPPGAGTPTGTVTFVISGGPTLTGTLSGGTASVTTSALSAGTHTVTATYGGDANFTGSSGTDTQTVNQASTVTTVTSFPDPSVTGQTVNFTAFVGPVFPGGGVPTGTVTFVITNGVTTVSLSGTLDGAGVATVSTNGLVTAGVYTVTATYSGDANYTGSSDTDTQNVNQAATTTTVTSSPDPSVVGQPVTFTATVAPVAPGAGTPTGTVTFVISGGPTLTGTLSGGTASVTTSALSAGSHTVTATYSGDANFAGSVGTDTQTVNQASTTTTVTSSPDPSVFGQPVTFTATVAPVAPGAGTPTGTVTFVISGGPTLTGTLSGGTASVTTSALSVGSHTVTATYSGDANFTGSVGTDTQTVGQASTTTTVSSSPDPSVVGQPVTFTATVAPVAPGAGTPTGTVTFVATDGVTTVTLTGTLSGGTTSVTTNGLVTAGVYTVTATYSGDASFTGSVGTDTQTVGQASTTTTVTSSPDPSVVGQPVTFTATVAPVAPGAGTPTGTVTFVISGGPTLTGTLSGGTASVTTNALSVGTHTVTATYSGDGNFTGSVGTDTQTVNQAATTTTVSSSPDPSVVGQSVTFTATVAPVAPGAGTPSGTVVFVATDGVTTVTLTGTLSGGTTSVTTNGLVTAGAYVVTATYSGDASFTGSVGTDTQTVGQASTTTTVTSSPDPSVVGESVTFTATVAPVAPGAGTPTGTVTFVATDGVTTVTLTGTLSGGTTSVSTTGLVTAGAYTVTATYSGDANFTTSSGTDTQTVGQASTTTTVSSSPDPSVVGQSVTFTATVAAVAPGAGTPTGTVVFVATDGVTTVTLTGTLSGGTTSVTTNGLVTAGAYTVTATYSGDANFTTSSGTDTQTVTQASTTTTVTSSPDPSVVGEPVTFTATVAPVAPGTGTPTGTVAFVVTDGVTTVTLTGTLSGGTASVSTSGLVTAGAYSVTATYSGDGNFNGSVGTDTQTVTQASTTTTVTSAPEPSVVGETVTFTATVAPVAPGTGTPTGTVVFVATDGVTTVTLTGTLSGGTTSVTSTGLVTAGAYTVTATYSGDANFTTSSGTDTHTVGQASTTTTVTSAPDPSVVGETVTFTATVAPVAPGTGTPTGTVTFVITGGPTLTGTLSGGTTSVTTSALNAGTFPVTATYSGDANFAASSGTDTQTVAQASTTTTVTSAPDPSVFGQTVTFTATVAPVSPGAGTVTGSVVFVIDGGGGGTLTGTVSGGVATATTSTLDAGVHNVTATYSGDVNFTGSSGTDTQTVGQAATTITATSFPDPSNSGDTVAILAFVSAVAPGSGVPTGTVNFTITDGVTTINLTGTLDGSGVAAVSTPLTTGVYTITAVYAGDTNFTGSSDTDTQTVLAGP